The nucleotide window TAGCAGATCCTTTGCCCAGATTTAGCTGTTAACCTTTTATCCCGTTTATCTCCCCAAAACCGGCCCCCTGCTCATACCTGTCCATgtgcaaatatataatttttgttctaCCCACATGAGAATAAGGATGATCTCTGATATCACTATGGTTCAACTTAAAGTTTTCTGAGTTTACAACAGTTCATAAGGGATGTGCATTTAGTAGAAGCTATATATTGAATTTTGATCTTCTCCCAGGCTTGCTCCGTGCAGAGTGATGCTCTCGATGCTGGGCTGAATATTGTGTTTTACGTTTTTGCATCCTCTCCTGTCTACAGCAtgctcatctgtgtgtgtgtatgtagaagACACCCAGCACTTTATTATAAATAGGACTTGCATTAGACGATCTCACACAACTGTTGGCTAACCTAAGTATTCCAAGCATATATGAGGTAGGCTAGGTTAAGTAATGATATTCAGTAGGTTGGGTGTAGTCAGTGAATTTCCAAGTCATCCTTTCAATTTCTGATGAGTTTATGGGTTTCTAACCCCATTGAAAGTCAAGGAGTAAATTGCATGTATCACACAACTTAAATTGCATGTATCATGATCCTTCACCTATAAATCCTTTGAGGTGATTTTGCAAGAATAAGACCATGCTTACTGAACCATAGTGTAGGCATCAACTTCGGTAAATTTAACACATTCATATTCCAGTTGTTTTCATGGACCtttgtaacattttcttttcctctagtACAGGATCTAGTTAAAgactgtgttttaattttattattatttgtaacattttattatttttttgagaaaaagaaaaaggaaagagagttcCAATatactagtttactcctcaaatacccatgACGGTGGGGGCAGAGCCAGTTTGAAgcctgaagcccagaactcagtccaggtctcccatatgggtggcagcgacctaagtacttgagccatcactgctgcctcccagggtgggcattcgcaggaagctggagtcgggggctggagccaggtattgaactcgggcactctgagatggggtgTGGACATCACACTCAGTGTCTTAACAACTCAATCAAACATCTGCCTCCAAAGCCTGTGGGTTTTGCTCAGCTCCCTTCAGCCCCTCTGCCTTTGTTTCTGCCCCTTGCAGTGCCAAAACCACGTTTGCTTACAGaaaacctctttttctttttctttcaatgctcAGTCGTTTCTGAAGACTTTCCTGATTGCCCTCTTGAGCCCAGATGGAATCGCCCCACCTGGAAGCCAAGGGTGCTTTCTCCTTATCCCTTTCCCTACATCCCGTATCCTAAGCGTGTTTGAAATATTGTTTGTATTCATGAGCACGTAACCTCCCACCCCTCATCCCCTGCCACGAGATTCTTCTTTGACAGAAGAGACCCTGTTTTATTGGACTTTATATCCCCAGAGCTAAACATCAGCTCTGTTACACAGCAagtgctttataaatatttattaatcatcAGTGGAATACATGACTGTAAAGAGCTGCCAAGGAGgtcacagggagtcagatcctgaAGAGTTTCAAGAGGAAGGAAAACGCCCCTGTGATCAGGGGCCTTCGAGTGATTCCAGGAGAAAGGGGAGTGAGTGGGGCAGTGGGCGGAGCTTGCTCTCTGTAAGGCTTCCACTATATGATAGAGTGGTGAAATCAGGCATGACCTTTGTATTTCATAAGGTTCTCATGCTCACACACAGCCTTCAGAAGAACACAGCCTAGATGTagctttttaattgaaaaatttatttcgttatttatttttatttatttgtttgaaaggcacagagagacagaggtcttccattcactggttcactctaaattttatgccctcaacagccagagctagatcTAGCTGAATCTAGGAGTGTGCAGCTCAATCTTGGTGAGTGGTAGGGATGTAGAATATCACATCCTTCTAAtcattaatttctgattttttgagTCTTCAGATTATTACTCTGAAAGCCATATTTTTAGAAAGTATGCTGTGTTCTTATTTAAGAAATTGTTTTGATGTTTGCATTATTAATGTGATCACTTATTGTTTGAGAGAAGAAAACTGAATGCTTCTTAAtcatataacagaaaaaaaatgacttattaGAAAAACCATATAACTGGATGACTTTAAAAGGGACCCACCCTGTAGTAGGCCTTGTTCTTGTTGAGCTTTTGAATGTCTCAAAGTAAACATAACAGTGTTGATGCTTACCCATAAATTGTTCATGGAACCCATGTTAAGTTTTCTGTCAGGGGAACTGTAACATTAGCATTTATTCACTTTTGCATTTTACATTGTTAATCATAACTGCAGTGCCCAGTATACAGTATATTTAGCATGGATTCTCATAACTCAGCAATTTTCGTCAACCACAGCTCCCATGCCTAGAATAGTTAGTCAGCAGAAAAGCATTGAATTAAACTGATTTGTTTCTGAGTCAGTGACAAATTTACTTTCCAAACATAGTATctctagctttatttttaaaaagaactagaaaagaacattttttaaaagatatttattttttttgaaaggcagagtgacaaagagaaagagacacttCAGTCCATtagttcacaccctaaatggctgcaacagccaggaccaggccatgtcgaagccaagagcctggaaccccaaccaagtctcccattttctgctgctttaccaggcacatgggcagggagctagatcagaagtggagcagctgggacttgaacaagcattcatgtgggatgctggcctgcaggtagtggcttagaccactgtgccacaatgtccgcCCTGAAAAGAGCATTATTTAGACCAGGGGTTGACAAACTTTCTGTAAAGGGCTGTATAGTAAATACTTTAGACTTTCAAAGCCATACAGTGTCACAAATACTCAACCCTGCCAGCATAGACAATAATGCAAGTGCGTGGTCATGCTTCTGTCCcaacaaaactttatttacaagaaGAAGTGGTGGGCTGGGCCTCCTGATTTGGACTATCAAAACACACAAGTTCAAAATGTACATTAGTATTTATCCTTGTCTCATTTTTCTCTACAGGTAGAAGACTGAtctttgaaaatatgtatttgggAGATAGTCACGTTCTGTTGACTACGTTGTGCTGGTGCTGCCATCGAAAAATCTGGTTACACTCTGGGGAGGCCTGCTACCACTGCAGGACTGAACCGCCGCAACCCTGAGATGAGCATCTGGCCTGAGTGTGCACACCATGAATAGATACACAATGATCAAGCAGCTTGGGGATGGGACCTATGGTTCCGTCCTATTGGGAAGAAGCATTGAGTCTGGGGAACTTATTGCTATCAAAAAGTGAGTCTTATCCTCCACTTTCATGAATTCATCTTCCACTATATGTTGTCAAGATATTTTTAACTTCACTCTCTCCGTTATCCATCTTTGAGATATTTCTAAAGGGGAGTGAGTGGGGGGTGTGGAGAAAAACCT belongs to Oryctolagus cuniculus chromosome 5, mOryCun1.1, whole genome shotgun sequence and includes:
- the LOC138849653 gene encoding uncharacterized protein, with translation MYLGDSHVLLTTLCWCCHRKIWLHSGEACYHCRTEPPQP